The following are from one region of the Cicer arietinum cultivar CDC Frontier isolate Library 1 unplaced genomic scaffold, Cicar.CDCFrontier_v2.0 Ca_scaffold_6250_v2.0, whole genome shotgun sequence genome:
- the LOC101499986 gene encoding uncharacterized protein: protein MQKLTPRFIGPYQILKRDGNVAYQIALPPSLSNLHSVFHMSQLCNYIFNPSHVIESNKVQIKENLTFETLPLQIKDQNTKELRGKTISLVMVVWGGATSESATWEVQSQMRDSYPELFLS from the coding sequence ATGCAAAAGCTTACTCCTCGGTTTATAGGACCTTACCAGATTCTTAAACGTGACGGTAACGTGGCATATCAGATCGCGTTACCTCCTTCTCTTTCTAATCTTCATAGTGTCTTTCACATGTCTCAACTTTGCAATTACATTTTCAATCCCTCACACGTGATTGAGTCAAACAAggtccaaataaaagagaatctaaCTTTTGAGACCTTACCGCTACAGATTAAGGACCAAAACACCAAAGAATTAAGGGGTAAGACGATTTCATTGGTTATGGTTGTCTGGGGAGGTGCTACTAGTGAAAGTGCTACGTGGGAAGTCCAAAGCCAGATGCGCGATTCTTATCCAGAACTGTTTCTGTCAG